A region of Geobacillus sp. 46C-IIa DNA encodes the following proteins:
- a CDS encoding diguanylate cyclase domain-containing protein, with protein MNIEELAIPHRLSPAANGVTVRVGAAIAIPQPNEHAKALLSLADQALYRAKQNGRNRVEIACPARG; from the coding sequence TTGAACATTGAAGAGCTAGCCATTCCACATCGCTTATCACCCGCTGCCAACGGCGTCACCGTCAGGGTCGGAGCCGCGATCGCCATCCCGCAGCCAAATGAGCACGCTAAGGCGCTTCTTTCCCTTGCCGATCAGGCGCTATACCGGGCTAAACAAAACGGGCGCAACCGGGTGGAAATAGCCTGTCCCGCTCGCGGTTGA